In Oceanidesulfovibrio indonesiensis, the sequence GCACCAGAAGAACGTCGCTCAGGAGGATGGAGAATATTGCAGCGAAGCCCCGCTTGATGCCGCTGGTTATGCTCGTTTTAATCACGAACATCGTTTCAGGGCCAGGAGCAAGGACTATCAGTGTCGCACCAAGCAGATACGTCCAGAAATTCACGATACCAAAATCAGCAAACATTTTTACTCCAGCTCTCCCGTTTTCAACGAGCCTATTCTAACGTAACCAGCGTTAATGAAAACACATCACGGCAGCTTTCTATTCAGCCAATGTCTGCTGATGGCACAAAGCTGACCCCCATCTCGCGTCAGCCCGTAAAATTAAAAAACGCCCCAATTGCGGTTCATTTGCTCTCCGATCGTGACGTAGCGATTGT encodes:
- a CDS encoding LysE family transporter — translated: MFADFGIVNFWTYLLGATLIVLAPGPETMFVIKTSITSGIKRGFAAIFSILLSDVLLV